Part of the Tamandua tetradactyla isolate mTamTet1 chromosome 11, mTamTet1.pri, whole genome shotgun sequence genome, CTCCACTTGGGGCGCAAATGGCTGGCGGGAAATCCTTGGGATCCAGCCTGGCTTCGCCCGGCCAAGGTGGGGGAACGCGCGCTCggggcctcagtctccccaccCGAGAAGCGGGCTCGCCTCGCCCCACCTGAGCGCTCGCGGGACAAGAACGTCTCCGACCCCTTCGGCCCGGGCCCGGGCTGAGTGGATTCAGGGTCCCAACGCTGGGGCTGGGACGGACGCCCCGCGTCCCCGGGAGCCCTGAGGGTGGTCCCGGGCTCCGGGTCCCCGATGCCCCGGAGCCCTGGGGAAGCGCACGGATGCTGCGCGCCAACCTCGGGGCGTTCCCTgagggctgggggggtgggggcgcctcACCTCCGGCCCCCGCCAGGTGCGCGGCGGCGACGCAGAGGCACAGCAGGGGCGGCAGGGGCGCCATGGCCGGGTCCGAGCGTCCGCGGGAGGCCGGGGCTCCGCGGCGCGCGCTGCCGGGACTGGGCAGGTTTGGCGACGGCTGGGGCTGAGGGAGGGGCGGGACGCGCCGCCGGCCCCACCCCGGGCCCCGCCCCTGGCACTGGGCGACTTGGGCCGCACCCCTAGGCCGTGCCCCGCGCTCGGGCTGGGCTGCGCTTCCCCTTCACTCGTCTGGCCGCCTGGAAGTTCCTCCCTGAATCCACCCTCCATCCCTCCACTGGGGGCCCCCCGGCCGGCGGGAAGTTCTTGGAATCCAGACGGGTTCCTCCGGCCTCGAGCGGCCCGGACTTGGCACTTAGGCTCGCAGGGCTTTGGGCAGACTGGAAGTCCTTCGTGGAGTCTCACTTAGAGCCTCAGGTCCCACCCAAAGTCTGCCCAACCCCCTCCCCCCTTTGGGACAGGGGTCTCTGTGGGAAGTCCCTCCCGGAGTCTGCCCACTCCCGCTTGGAGCCGGCGCAGAAGGGAGGTGGAAGCGAGAAGGGGGTGCGCCCTGTTTATTGGCATGGGGGCGTAGCACCACCAGGCAGCCGGTGCCCCTGTACCCGGGAGGCGCAGGCCGTGGGCACGAAGCTGCCGGCCACCAAGCGGTGGTGCCCAGAGAAGGAGCCGTGGCTGTTCCTGGGCATCTCAGCCTGAGGCAGAGGGGGCCAGGGTAGCGCCAGCTGTGGGGGTGGCTGCCCTGAGACAAGTTCTACGCGCCCTTGCCCTTTCCCACTCCCACCCTGAGCCTCCTTCCTCAGACCAGGGCGCGCCCTCCACTTGGCTTCCCTTCCCCCACCTGACCAAGCCCTGGCCCCATGGACCTTCTCCCCCCTTTCCTTGGGTGCCCTTCCCTCTTTGTCTGCAGGCTTTGCGGTCTCTGCTCCCACCTTTTCGcagtctccctcctccccctgccccagcctctgcCTTCTGACTGTATTTCCACCTGCTACCCTTCCCCAGTCAGAGGCTTCTGCCCCCAGACGGCCCCACCCAGACTAGCTTCTGCCCTCTGCCCAGCCTCCCCCACAGGGTGACAGAACCACCCCATCCTCGGGAGCCTCTCGTCAGACTTGCCGAGGATCTTGCCTCTGACAGGACATGGCTCCCTCCCCACCTGCCTTGGGCCTCACTCTGTGCCCTGGTGGCCTGAGATGGCCACCTTAACCCTCAGACTAGACCCAGCCCTTTGACTCGGCAGCATCCCCACGCGACTGCAGCCCCTGTCCTCTCCTCCCTCTGACCTGCGTCCTCCTTTCTGTGACCTCAGCCCCCCCCCTTCCTCAGCCCTGCTTGGCTGCACCCCGTGGGATGGCCCTGGGGTCCCGATGAGCCAGGGGGCGCCCACGTCCCCCAGTCCGCCCACTCCGCGAAGGGTCCGGCTGGCTGGCTGTTGTTTGTTCCATCTGCCGGTCGCCCTAATGGCTCCAGCAGGCACGGGGTGGCGGCCAGGGCGGGCGCGGCGTTTGCCGAGTGAGCTCACGTCTGCCCGAGCGGCGGGCACCCCGGGCAGGGAGAGGGGGAGCAGGGGGGCAGCCGGGGTCACCTGGCGGCGGCCTTGGTTTTCCCCATCTGTGAGATGGGCGTGACGCTCCATCCATGCTGGGGCTCCCAGCAGGAAGGCCAGCAAAGGACATGGGGACCCGAGGCTTGGGGGGTCCCCCCAACCCAACCCCAGATGCAGACATGCCCGAGGGGACGCCCAGGCTCACAAGGGGAACGAACAGCAGCTTGAGTATGGCCAGTTCCCACGTGCAGGCACCCCCCGACCCATGTCACTCGGCTGTGGCTTGGGGGCACCGCACAGCGTCCACCACCAGGCCGTAGGCAGCATTAATGAGCTACACCTGGGAGGCCAGGCAGGGTCAGGGGGCTCTTGGGCACCATGCACCCAGTACCGACCCCCACCCACCCCGTGCCCACCTCCGTGGGCAGGGAGAACAGAAAGGGGATGCCCATCTTCTCCCACTGGGCGCTGAGATCTTGGTGCACGGGCCCGGTGGGCGGGTGGGGTTGGAGACACTCGGCTCATATTCCTGGGAGGCCGAGAGGGGTCCGCGGCAGGGCCCTGCaggtccccagccccagcccgccAGGTGGCCCCTCCTACCCCCCCCCGTGTGGCTTCAGTCTGCAGACCTGTGCACTTGGCAGCCTGACCCACCTGGGCCATGCCCTCTAGCCTGTTCTAGCCCAGCAGTCCCCCTTTTGAACCCCCAGGAAGCCATTtctgcaggggtggggtggggggcagccccAGGAGGCTGTGGGGATCCCTGCACTCCCAAATACTCGCAGGTGCCAGGTGCAGACCGGCCCCACCGCCCCGCTGTGCTCTGGGCCACAGGCCACCAGCACTGCCCTGTTTCCAGGGGGGCGCagcagaggggaaactgaggcccggtctggggggtgggggactggCCTGAGGCTCTGCCAAGGCCATGTGCCTACCCCTCTGCCCCTGTCAGGCGGTTTGTTTACCCAGCTGAGCCGCAGCCGCTCCTCCACCTTTTTTCCACTGCCCCTCCTTCCCGGCCTTGCCTTCCCAGGGGCCCAGGGTCCGAGCGGGGAGAAGGGGGGAGTTTTCCAGCCTGGCAATGCCAGGGTGTCTTCGTGCCTCTCCACCTGCccctgctttcctttctctgtctctgactCCCTAAATACCTGTTTCTGCGTCTGTGCATGTCTCCACCGAGTGCAGGAGTTAAGAGCGCTGGGGCTCCACTCCCAGCCCTGCCTCGCTACACCTTCTCTCCCAGACTCAGTCCTTCCCCCCAGCAGGGAGGCAAGGCAGGGGGCCCCAGGTAGTTCCAGGGAGCCCAGCCCCGCTACAGTCTCAGACACCCAGAGGGGACGTTACCCCCTTTTCAAGTCCCCTCCCCGAGGTCTCAGCGGGCTCCTGACCCAGGGCCAAGCCTGAGACTGTCTGCAGGAGGGATGCGCCTGGCTGTGGCCAGAGCGCCAGGCGACTCGG contains:
- the YJEFN3 gene encoding LOW QUALITY PROTEIN: yjeF N-terminal domain-containing protein 3 (The sequence of the model RefSeq protein was modified relative to this genomic sequence to represent the inferred CDS: inserted 1 base in 1 codon; substituted 2 bases at 2 genomic stop codons); protein product: MAVLSAFAAPPDWLAGSGGPTPTPGCAERVVALQPRGPPRPAPHPTRLGSPVRGLAGKGLSPRFQAKARTPPPVASPPPQALAPPSFGHLPSPNEETGPVREGAALGAAGEFVPCPGLGSPPNPGVMGPQAALGASLEPGFPNSPLTSAPFPGQMLSIVSGFSLETSARPGLRPERMLILAQGLPEVCHLLVEPKEGTPLSPCQTAAGVTPVPVPRTLSSLEHKLLEDCHFEQQHLVELCGHVSGMAVTKAPGLVTWSHPCLSLRWGDRGLERVVASPGHIGTPEPGGWRGAGWRPGSLVVRVLSPPTSATSWFSTSPSCRGEAEAWVQRGLPRVSWGQKRVCSSSPGVSDPSPLKNESNPVPHDQTTLCLNFPICKGALNGAGLSISLHTLEKCASLLQTTVAGLGSLELPGAPCLASLLGGRTESGREGVARQGWEWSPSALNSCTRWRHAQTQKQVFRESETEKGKQGQVERHEDTLALPGWKTPPFSPLGPWAPGKARPGRRGSGKKVEERLRLSWVNKPPDRGRGVGTWPWQSLRPVPHPPDRASVSPLLRPPGNRAVLVACGPEHSGAVGPVCTWHLRVFGSAGIPTASWGCPPPHPCRNGFLGVQKGDCWARTGPCRGPLSASQEYEPSVSNPTRXTGPVHQDLSAQWEKMGIPFLFSLPTEVXLINAAYGLVVDAVRCPQATAEXHGSGGACTWELAILKLLFVPLVSLGVPSGMSASGVGLGGPPKPRVPMSFAGLPAGSPSMDGASRPSHRWGKPRPPPGDPGCPPAPPLPARGARRSGRRELTRQTPRPPWPPPRACWSH